The DNA sequence AAAAGCAGCCGCTCAACATTCAGCTATCGCCTGGCTGTGTTTCTGGTTCATCAGGTTTGGGCGCGGCAGATGAAAACAACGGCCGGTGGGAGAGTATCAGCGCCAGATAGAGGAGATGAATTATTAACACCTGACTCCGTGGATCAGAAGCAATATATGGTGGTTAGCAACATGCTAACAAGTGGCTTTAGGCTTTTAGATACAATGTATAAATGAACAGTAGTGGCACTTCATGTAGCACTTGCTTGAAGGGGTCACAAATCCTGAATTACATTCCATCGCCAGGTTTGACTGACAGTTGTGTCTTTCAATACCAAGATGAGAGCCTTCATTTGCAGGTCTAATTCGTCTGTTTTAAAACACTTCCTGGAGTTGAACACTCAACTTTCAGGTGGTTTTGTGTTTGCCCAAGGCTGAACCTTTGTTGACGTTTGTGCGCCCAAGTGTGCGTGTGATCGCGAGGTGTGAGCCCAGGCCATTGTTCGCAGCGTCCAATCCGTCCTCCAGGGAACAAAGCAGGTCCACAACAGAACAATGGCCAGAGAAAACTGGGTTTCAGGTCTCATTGGCCCCCTTTTGTCCCGCCGCTCAGAGACCCCACCCTGAGAGCGGTTATCTTCCCGGTGGAGGCGCTGGCCGCTCAGAGTGAGGCCGGCTGCACAGGTgagctcttcttctccaggtgaAGATGGCGTCTCAGGGCCTCCAGCTCATGGGTGTCCTCTTGGCTTTCGTCGGCTGGCTGGGCACCATCATCACCTGCGCCCTGCCCATGTGGAGGGTCACCGCCTTCGTGGGCGCCAACATCGTGACGGCGCAGGTGATCTGGGAGGGTCTGTGGATGACCTGCGTGGTGCAGAGCACCGGCCAGATGCAGTGCAAGGTCTACGACTCCATGCTGGCGCTGCCGCAGGACCTGCAGGCTGCCCGGGCCATGGTGGTGGTCTCGGTCATCGTCGGCGTCTTCGGGGTGCTGGTGGCGGTGGCCGGAGGCAAGTGCACCAACTGCATGGAGGACGAAGCCGCCAAGGCCAAAGCCTGCATCGCATCCGGCGTGGTCTTCATCGTCGCGGCTCTGCTGATCATGATCCCGGTGTCGTGGTCGGCGCACGCCGTCATCAGGGACTTCTACAACCCCATGGTGGTGGCGGCTCAGAGGAGGGAGCTGGGCGCCGCGCTCTACCTGGGCTGGGGCGCGTCGGGGCTCCTGCTGCTGGGAGGAGGCCTGCTCTGCAACAACTGCCCTCCCAGAGAGTCGCGGCCGTACGGGTCGGCCAAGTTTGCACCGGTCCGGAGCGCCGCGTCCAACGTGGACTACGTGTGAGAGCCGCTCTGATCCAAGGTCATCTGCTGGTCTGTGCAACCACATGGTCATGAATCTCTCTCTGTGTAGACATGAAGTACTTCATTCATTGAAATcagactttttttgtttcattttcctcGTGGTTTTTATCCATGCCTGACAAcgcttttgtatttttgtattttctacTCTTTATCCAAACAAACACTCAAGGAAAGGTGGATCGAACGAAAGCGCAAgtgtttccatttttaatttattgttgcGATCGCATTTTTGAACTCCAGAAAACCAAACATTGTGACGCTCCAACTTTCTAAACTATAACCATTGTATTCCCTGTTATTatggttgttttgttttatagaAACATGGTCtgtattttttacttttcaactgTGAAGCGCCAATAAACTCCTCTATTGAAGTGGTTTCTGCTCCTGGCTGTGATTCAGAACCTGACTCTCGTCCCCACCCGCACCACGTAAAGAATTCAGGAATCCAGGGGAGTCGACGGGGATTTACTGTATCGGCGAGATCTGCATTCACGAGTGGGATTTATAGCATCTGTGGTGAGACAACTGTTGGTCCGAGGGACTGGAGCGCCGTGTTCGTGCTGCCTCATGTTGCTGAGGAACCTTTGTGGACGTCTCAGCGCTGGATATTTACACTCGGGCCTGTGTGAGCGCTGCCGCCAGGATGATATATTCCAACTCTCCTTCCTTTTGTCTGAGAGTCGTTTCCATTTAAATCACTGTGACATCACAATAGGCGCTATCTCTCACCAAGGTAGACGGGGGAGGGGAGAAGTCCGGCTTGAAGC is a window from the Synchiropus splendidus isolate RoL2022-P1 chromosome 17, RoL_Sspl_1.0, whole genome shotgun sequence genome containing:
- the LOC128748121 gene encoding claudin-4-like isoform X2; its protein translation is MASQGLQLMGVLLAFVGWLGTIITCALPMWRVTAFVGANIVTAQVIWEGLWMTCVVQSTGQMQCKVYDSMLALPQDLQAARAMVVVSVIVGVFGVLVAVAGGKCTNCMEDEAAKAKACIASGVVFIVAALLIMIPVSWSAHAVIRDFYNPMVVAAQRRELGAALYLGWGASGLLLLGGGLLHRGSAAPV
- the LOC128748121 gene encoding claudin-4-like isoform X1, whose amino-acid sequence is MVSAGLQMLGTALGILGWIGAIIVCAIPMWKVTAFIGSNIVTSQTSWEGIWMSCVVQSTGQMQCKVYDSMLALSSDLQAARALTIISIVVGILAILLSVAGGKCTNCVEDEASKSKVGVASGVMFIVAGVLCLIPVCWTAHTIIRDFYNPLMVNAQKRELGAMASQGLQLMGVLLAFVGWLGTIITCALPMWRVTAFVGANIVTAQVIWEGLWMTCVVQSTGQMQCKVYDSMLALPQDLQAARAMVVVSVIVGVFGVLVAVAGGKCTNCMEDEAAKAKACIASGVVFIVAALLIMIPVSWSAHAVIRDFYNPMVVAAQRRELGAALYLGWGASGLLLLGGGLLCNNCPPRESRPYGSAKFAPVRSAASNVDYV